In Silvanigrella paludirubra, one DNA window encodes the following:
- a CDS encoding ABC transporter substrate-binding protein codes for MKKIGFILISQCFIFSPILAATKLNVLLNDSGNNPYSDSAPSSVRSAIESAVFGQLLSLQNNMIVPSLLEDAYYDSKSNEYVLTIKKNIYFQNKRQVTIEDLEFSLLRLFFTNEKSFGKAALMNIEGLDEIQKQGFTKFKSGIVSGVRIKDDYTLTIKLMTPDPDFLYILTDTAFSIAPMEEFQDNYMDWKSYPIGAGPYSIVSPGFKNGVVELKKYDKSLIKAPDSVKFYTKKIKDIHYDLSFMKLENTKQNRYQKYYSELPDSVFGLTFTNVNPLGNSLEFRKFVQAALDREALQKLASGFSAAFENYPNTNWGIKKLSNPYNPELAQNLFQSLPKNLRDKEWNVSVYNSGSEIKGNKKLFIDEIKRQLGLYGFKMTYFPITEKFLPKKYAEETPFDISFFQIDHFDTLFKFARLLNNGPDQFVKPLYDEKLEALYKNAFNATTKESKLKNIETLSEYVHEKAYWIPLLDAKTVYYYDPNTIDKIGKKGDDLNVFSASRVEMKE; via the coding sequence ATGAAAAAAATAGGGTTCATTTTAATTTCTCAATGCTTCATTTTTAGTCCTATTTTGGCTGCTACAAAATTAAATGTTTTATTAAATGATAGTGGAAACAATCCTTATTCCGATTCGGCACCAAGTAGTGTTCGAAGTGCAATTGAATCGGCTGTTTTTGGACAATTATTATCTTTACAAAATAATATGATTGTTCCTAGCTTATTAGAAGATGCTTATTATGATTCTAAATCTAATGAATATGTATTAACAATTAAAAAAAATATTTATTTTCAAAATAAAAGGCAAGTTACAATTGAAGATTTAGAATTCAGTTTATTGCGTCTTTTTTTTACGAACGAAAAATCGTTTGGAAAAGCAGCACTCATGAATATTGAAGGATTAGATGAAATTCAAAAACAAGGGTTCACAAAGTTTAAAAGCGGTATTGTTAGTGGGGTTAGAATTAAAGATGACTATACCCTAACCATAAAATTAATGACTCCTGATCCTGATTTTTTATATATATTAACAGATACCGCATTTTCTATAGCTCCCATGGAAGAGTTTCAAGATAATTATATGGATTGGAAAAGTTATCCTATTGGTGCAGGCCCCTATTCCATTGTTTCTCCAGGATTTAAAAATGGTGTTGTTGAGTTAAAAAAATATGATAAATCATTAATTAAAGCACCAGATAGCGTTAAATTTTATACAAAGAAGATAAAAGATATTCATTACGATCTTAGTTTTATGAAATTGGAAAATACAAAACAAAATCGTTATCAAAAATATTATTCCGAATTACCTGATTCTGTTTTTGGATTGACATTTACGAATGTAAATCCTTTAGGAAACTCTCTTGAGTTTAGGAAATTTGTTCAAGCAGCGCTTGATCGTGAAGCATTGCAAAAATTAGCTTCTGGTTTTTCAGCGGCGTTTGAAAATTATCCAAATACCAATTGGGGAATAAAAAAATTATCAAATCCTTATAACCCAGAATTAGCTCAAAATTTATTTCAATCTTTGCCTAAAAATTTAAGAGATAAGGAATGGAACGTTTCTGTTTATAATAGTGGAAGTGAAATTAAAGGAAATAAAAAATTATTCATTGACGAAATAAAAAGACAATTAGGTTTATATGGATTTAAAATGACTTATTTTCCAATTACAGAGAAATTTCTTCCTAAAAAATATGCAGAAGAAACACCTTTTGACATTTCATTTTTTCAAATAGATCATTTTGATACTCTTTTTAAATTTGCAAGACTTTTAAATAATGGTCCTGATCAATTTGTTAAGCCACTTTATGACGAAAAGCTTGAGGCTTTGTATAAAAATGCATTTAATGCCACAACAAAAGAGTCTAAATTAAAAAATATTGAAACTCTTTCAGAATATGTTCATGAAAAAGCATATTGGATTCCATTATTAGATGCTAAAACAGTTTATTATTATGATCCAAATACGATCGATAAAATTGGAAAAAAAGGGGATGATTTAAATGTATTTTCTGCTTCAAGAGTTGAAATGAAAGAGTGA
- a CDS encoding type I restriction-modification system subunit M, with the protein MALKKSELYSSLWASCDELRGGMDASQYKDYVLVFLFIKYISDKYADQKYAPITIPKGASFADMVALKGKPDIGDQINKKVIGPLAKENKLSDMPDFDDSAKLGSGKEKVDRLTNLIAIFENPALDFSKNRADGDDILGDAYEYLMRHFATESGKSKGQFYTPAEVSRIMAQILNIANAKVTTDTTVYDPTCGSGSLLLKVGEAAKIKPTLYGQEKDSATSSLARMNMFLHNNPTALITQGNTIADPKFLNGNNLKQFDYIVANPPFSDKRWSTGIDPSSDPFGRFATFGIPPAKQGDYAYLLHIVRSLKSTGIGACILPHGVLFRGNAEGDIRKNLITKNGCYIKGIIGLPANLFYGTGIPACIIVIDKKEAFARKGIFMIDASQGYMKDGPKNRLRDQDIHKIVDIFNNQIEFPKYSRFVPLSEIEKNDYNLNLPRYIDSQVTEDQQDIEAHLKGGIPKADIDALAKYWDICPKIKTSLFKEIRPGYFKLTVDKSEIKSAIFGHHEFKNFIASMNSHFEEWKIKTAKALKKLEVHFHPKDEIKKLSEDLLLHYENKPLIDAYDIYQHLMNYWATTLSDDFYLISADGWKANTYRIMEKDKKGKEKDKGWTCDLIPKNLIIAKYFSNEQANMDKVNANLELLTSQITEMEEEHGGEEGAFSELEKVNKANATARLKEIAKDKSAKEEAEILKKYIALCEEESELKKQVKELETALDEKTLNQYPKLKETDIKNLVVDDKWMATLDKDIHGELDRVSQTLTSRIKELAERYDSALPDLLKDVSLFELKVNKHLEKMGFLWN; encoded by the coding sequence ATGGCACTTAAAAAATCTGAACTCTATTCATCATTATGGGCGAGTTGCGACGAGCTTCGTGGTGGAATGGACGCGAGTCAATACAAAGACTACGTTCTGGTATTTCTTTTTATAAAATATATTAGCGATAAATATGCAGATCAAAAATACGCACCAATTACAATTCCAAAGGGCGCAAGTTTTGCAGATATGGTTGCCCTAAAGGGAAAACCAGATATTGGTGATCAAATTAATAAAAAAGTGATTGGGCCACTGGCAAAAGAGAACAAGTTATCCGACATGCCCGATTTTGATGACTCAGCAAAACTTGGTAGCGGAAAAGAAAAAGTAGATCGCCTCACAAATTTAATTGCCATTTTTGAGAACCCTGCCCTAGATTTTTCAAAAAACAGAGCAGATGGCGATGACATACTTGGTGATGCATACGAATATTTAATGCGACATTTTGCTACGGAGAGTGGTAAAAGTAAGGGGCAGTTTTATACTCCCGCTGAAGTAAGCCGCATTATGGCTCAAATTTTAAATATCGCAAATGCTAAAGTGACAACAGATACTACGGTGTATGACCCTACTTGTGGTTCTGGTTCCTTGCTTTTGAAAGTTGGAGAAGCAGCAAAAATAAAACCAACACTCTATGGACAAGAAAAAGATTCGGCCACAAGCAGCTTGGCTCGAATGAATATGTTTCTTCATAACAACCCAACAGCTTTAATTACTCAAGGTAACACCATTGCGGACCCTAAATTTTTAAATGGAAATAATTTAAAACAATTTGATTATATTGTCGCTAATCCTCCCTTTTCAGATAAACGCTGGAGTACAGGCATTGATCCTTCTAGTGATCCTTTTGGTCGTTTTGCTACTTTTGGGATTCCTCCAGCCAAACAAGGTGACTATGCTTATTTGCTTCACATCGTGCGCTCCTTAAAAAGCACAGGTATTGGTGCTTGCATTTTACCTCATGGGGTTCTTTTTAGAGGAAATGCAGAAGGGGATATTCGCAAAAACTTAATTACAAAAAACGGTTGTTACATTAAAGGAATTATTGGTCTTCCTGCAAACTTGTTTTATGGAACAGGGATTCCTGCTTGTATCATTGTTATTGATAAAAAAGAAGCTTTTGCGCGCAAGGGCATTTTTATGATCGATGCCAGTCAAGGGTATATGAAGGATGGTCCAAAAAATCGCTTAAGAGATCAAGATATTCATAAAATAGTTGATATATTTAATAATCAAATTGAGTTTCCTAAATACTCACGATTTGTTCCTCTTTCAGAAATTGAAAAAAATGATTATAACTTAAATCTTCCACGTTACATTGATAGTCAAGTTACCGAAGATCAACAAGACATCGAGGCACACCTTAAAGGTGGAATTCCAAAAGCGGATATCGATGCGCTTGCAAAATATTGGGATATTTGTCCAAAAATAAAAACGTCACTTTTTAAAGAAATTCGTCCCGGCTACTTTAAGTTGACGGTTGATAAATCTGAAATTAAATCAGCGATTTTTGGCCATCATGAATTTAAAAATTTTATTGCTTCAATGAATTCTCATTTTGAAGAATGGAAAATAAAAACAGCAAAAGCACTCAAAAAATTAGAAGTTCATTTTCATCCCAAAGACGAAATTAAAAAACTGTCTGAAGATTTATTGCTCCATTATGAAAATAAACCTCTTATTGATGCATACGACATTTACCAACATTTAATGAATTATTGGGCAACAACTTTGTCGGATGATTTTTATTTAATTTCTGCCGATGGATGGAAAGCGAATACCTATCGCATTATGGAAAAAGATAAAAAAGGAAAAGAAAAAGACAAAGGCTGGACGTGTGACCTTATTCCTAAAAATTTAATAATTGCAAAATATTTTTCTAATGAACAAGCAAATATGGATAAAGTAAATGCAAATTTAGAATTACTTACTTCACAAATTACTGAAATGGAAGAAGAACATGGTGGTGAAGAGGGCGCTTTTAGTGAGCTTGAAAAAGTAAATAAAGCCAATGCGACAGCAAGGCTCAAAGAAATTGCCAAAGATAAAAGTGCGAAAGAGGAAGCAGAAATTCTTAAAAAATATATTGCACTTTGTGAAGAAGAAAGTGAATTAAAGAAACAAGTAAAAGAATTAGAAACTGCGCTCGATGAAAAAACTTTAAATCAATATCCAAAGCTAAAAGAAACAGACATTAAAAATTTAGTGGTTGATGATAAATGGATGGCAACCCTTGATAAAGATATTCATGGTGAATTAGATCGCGTGAGTCAAACCTTAACTTCACGCATTAAAGAACTTGCCGAACGCTACGATTCAGCACTTCCTGATCTTCTTAAAGATGTTTCGTTATTTGAATTAAAAGTAAATAAACATCTCGAAAAAATGGGGTTTTTATGGAATTAA
- a CDS encoding type I restriction endonuclease subunit R has protein sequence MSDVIGKSEKVTQNRIIDLFINELGFHYLGNWSERKGNSNIEEEFLTKYLNKNGYSKEKINVAINKLKTEANNYNRTLYQNNKEVYSLLRYGASVKIDVTKSNETIKYINWDDPQKNDFAIAEEVTLQGNNERRPDLVLYINGIAISVIELKNSRVSIGDGISQLISNQLPEFNEWFFTTTQILFAGSDAEGLKYGTIRTPEKYYLTWKEDEQENERFKLDKYILKICEKKRFIELLHDFILFDGGEKKLPRVHQYFGVKAAQEFMKRREGGIIWHTQGSGKSIVMVLLARWILENISKARVLIITDRQELDAQIKSVFESSGESIYQTSSGIDLMSKLALPTPRLFCSLVHKFGQRDVGNIDKFIEEIKSRPSIVVGELFVFVDECHRTQSGDLHDLMKAIMANAVFVGFTGTPLLKNDKNKTLDAFGKYIHTYKFSEAVADKVILDLLYEARDIDQRLSSVEKIDAWFDAKTRGLNSWQKDELKKQWSTMQRVLSSRSRMEKVVADIVFDFGVKPRLNNNRGNAILVAASIFEACKYYELFQKTVFKGNCAIVTSYNLDKRDTTKEETGANTETDRQVIYNTYFELLKNVQALPNLSKTETYEAKAKDKFKKEPANMKLLVVVDKLLTGFDAPSCTYIYIDKSMQNHGLFQAICRTNRLDGEDKVFGYIVDYKDLFKSVEKVISVYSSEIDHSTDKIDGADSDVLMNNRLNKAREKLDQALEMMFLILEPIPQPKGEWESIRYFCGNTEIATDLKDKESLRISLYKTVATFLRAYANVSDDLEAADYSQEDITRIKKQLNQAIDLRALIRRASGEELDLKAYEADMRHLLDSYIEASDPRKISPFDDVPLLELIVKSGIAEAFTQKFGNKQPKDDKSVAEVVENNIRSKIMKEHLHDPAFFERMSKLLDEVVKFRKENANKYEEYLLKVVNLAKRIQSGSASQMPSSLQTLGQKALYNNLGEQEELALTIDMTLKQVRPADWRGVQTRENVIKQALYEILKSEKEVERIFNIVFIHKEY, from the coding sequence ATGAGTGATGTTATTGGAAAGTCAGAAAAAGTAACACAAAATCGCATTATTGATCTTTTTATAAATGAGCTGGGCTTTCATTATTTAGGCAATTGGTCTGAACGAAAAGGGAACAGCAATATTGAAGAAGAATTTTTAACGAAATATCTTAATAAAAATGGGTATTCGAAAGAAAAAATAAATGTAGCAATAAATAAACTAAAGACTGAAGCCAATAACTACAATCGTACACTCTACCAAAACAACAAAGAAGTTTATTCTCTGTTACGTTATGGAGCGTCAGTTAAAATTGACGTAACAAAATCAAATGAAACTATAAAATATATCAATTGGGATGATCCGCAAAAAAATGATTTTGCAATTGCCGAAGAGGTCACATTACAAGGTAACAACGAACGTCGACCTGACCTAGTTCTTTATATTAACGGAATTGCAATATCTGTTATTGAATTAAAAAACAGTCGAGTAAGTATTGGTGATGGTATCAGTCAGTTAATTTCCAATCAGCTGCCGGAATTTAATGAATGGTTTTTTACAACAACTCAAATTCTTTTTGCGGGAAGTGATGCAGAAGGTTTAAAATACGGAACCATTCGTACGCCAGAAAAATACTATTTAACTTGGAAAGAAGATGAGCAGGAAAATGAACGGTTTAAACTGGATAAATACATATTAAAAATATGTGAAAAAAAACGTTTCATCGAACTTTTGCATGACTTCATTCTGTTCGATGGCGGAGAAAAAAAACTGCCGAGGGTGCATCAATATTTTGGAGTAAAAGCTGCGCAAGAATTTATGAAACGCCGTGAAGGTGGGATTATTTGGCACACGCAGGGAAGTGGTAAAAGTATTGTAATGGTTTTACTAGCTAGGTGGATTTTAGAAAACATTTCTAAAGCAAGAGTATTGATTATTACCGATCGGCAGGAGCTAGATGCACAAATAAAAAGTGTGTTTGAATCCTCTGGGGAAAGTATTTATCAAACGAGCAGTGGGATTGATCTCATGTCAAAACTTGCCCTTCCTACCCCTCGGCTTTTTTGCTCGCTTGTTCATAAATTTGGTCAGCGTGATGTTGGTAATATAGATAAATTTATAGAAGAAATTAAGTCAAGACCTAGTATTGTTGTGGGTGAATTATTTGTATTTGTTGATGAGTGCCATCGCACACAAAGCGGGGATCTTCATGATTTAATGAAGGCCATTATGGCAAATGCCGTATTTGTTGGATTTACGGGTACTCCGCTTTTAAAAAATGATAAAAATAAAACACTAGATGCTTTTGGCAAATATATACACACCTATAAATTTAGTGAAGCGGTTGCAGATAAAGTTATTTTAGATCTTTTATATGAAGCTAGAGATATTGATCAACGTCTTAGTTCAGTAGAGAAAATAGATGCTTGGTTTGACGCTAAAACTCGTGGATTAAATAGTTGGCAAAAAGACGAACTTAAAAAACAATGGTCCACAATGCAGAGAGTATTGAGTTCACGCTCACGAATGGAAAAAGTGGTTGCAGATATAGTCTTTGATTTTGGTGTTAAGCCAAGATTAAATAACAATAGAGGCAATGCTATATTAGTCGCTGCTAGTATTTTTGAAGCTTGTAAATATTATGAGCTGTTTCAAAAAACGGTATTTAAAGGCAATTGCGCTATTGTTACCTCATATAATTTAGATAAAAGAGATACGACCAAAGAAGAAACAGGGGCAAATACAGAGACCGATCGCCAAGTTATTTATAACACTTATTTTGAGTTGTTAAAAAATGTTCAAGCGTTACCTAATTTATCAAAAACGGAAACGTATGAAGCAAAGGCAAAGGATAAATTTAAAAAAGAACCAGCTAATATGAAACTATTGGTGGTTGTTGATAAATTATTAACGGGATTTGATGCCCCCTCCTGTACTTATATTTATATAGATAAAAGTATGCAAAATCACGGTCTTTTTCAGGCAATTTGTCGGACAAATCGTCTAGATGGAGAGGATAAAGTTTTTGGTTACATTGTTGATTATAAGGATTTATTTAAAAGTGTAGAAAAAGTCATCTCTGTTTATAGTTCGGAAATAGATCATAGTACGGACAAAATAGATGGGGCAGATTCCGATGTATTAATGAACAATAGACTAAATAAAGCCCGTGAAAAATTAGATCAAGCATTAGAAATGATGTTTCTTATTTTAGAGCCTATTCCACAACCGAAAGGGGAATGGGAAAGTATTCGTTATTTTTGTGGGAATACAGAGATTGCAACAGATTTAAAAGACAAAGAATCTCTTCGAATTTCTTTATATAAAACAGTGGCAACATTTCTTCGCGCCTATGCAAACGTATCAGATGATTTAGAAGCAGCAGATTATTCGCAAGAAGATATAACGCGCATAAAAAAACAGCTAAACCAAGCGATTGACCTACGCGCTCTAATTCGTAGAGCAAGTGGTGAAGAATTGGATTTAAAAGCCTACGAAGCAGACATGAGACATTTACTTGATTCCTATATTGAAGCTTCAGATCCAAGAAAAATTTCACCTTTTGACGATGTGCCACTTCTTGAATTGATTGTTAAATCTGGAATTGCAGAAGCCTTTACGCAAAAGTTTGGTAACAAGCAACCCAAAGATGATAAGTCTGTGGCTGAAGTCGTAGAAAACAATATAAGAAGTAAAATTATGAAGGAGCATCTTCATGATCCCGCTTTTTTTGAAAGAATGTCAAAGCTTTTAGACGAGGTTGTTAAATTCAGAAAAGAGAACGCAAACAAATATGAAGAGTATCTGCTTAAAGTCGTGAATTTAGCTAAAAGAATTCAGTCTGGCTCAGCGTCACAAATGCCATCATCTTTACAAACACTTGGGCAAAAAGCGCTTTATAATAACTTAGGAGAACAGGAAGAGCTTGCATTAACAATAGATATGACATTAAAACAAGTGCGCCCTGCCGATTGGAGAGGGGTGCAAACTCGAGAGAATGTCATTAAGCAAGCCTTATATGAAATTCTTAAGAGTGAAAAAGAAGTAGAAAGAATTTTTAATATTGTATTTATCCACAAGGAATATTGA
- a CDS encoding restriction endonuclease subunit S → MELKEGFKKTEIGFIPVDWKTENLRENLLGIPKYGINASAVTFDSRLPTYLRITDITDEGRINPDSLASVNHRAANEYRLEEYDVVFARTGASVGKSYLYQKKDGEFVYAGFLIRVQTDHHKLYAPYLFQFSKSAQYWKWIREHSMRSGQPGVNGKQYSELQIPLPPSIKEQKVIANALSDADSYIESLEKLIAKKQLIKKGVMQELLTGKRRLDGCYHSWSKKTLGEISEIIMGQSPLSSFYNTFGNGLPLIQGNSDIINRKPIQRVFTTNVTKKGEPGDILISVRAPVGTVAKASFDCCLGRGICALRNAGDFLYYALEAKESHWSSLSKGSTFDSVTSLELKNFLIHYPNDEIERNLISQVIINIDEDIRGTEKALTKARQIKQGMMQQLLTGRIRLV, encoded by the coding sequence ATGGAATTAAAGGAAGGATTTAAGAAGACAGAGATTGGTTTTATTCCAGTTGATTGGAAAACTGAAAATCTAAGAGAAAATCTGTTGGGAATTCCCAAGTATGGTATTAATGCTTCTGCTGTTACTTTTGATTCAAGACTACCAACTTATTTGAGAATAACAGACATAACTGATGAAGGGAGAATTAACCCTGACTCTCTCGCATCGGTTAATCATCGGGCCGCAAATGAGTATAGATTAGAAGAATATGATGTTGTTTTTGCTAGAACAGGAGCTAGTGTTGGAAAAAGCTATTTGTATCAAAAAAAAGATGGTGAGTTTGTTTATGCTGGTTTCTTGATACGAGTTCAAACAGATCATCATAAATTATATGCTCCATATTTGTTCCAATTTTCAAAAAGTGCTCAGTATTGGAAATGGATTCGTGAACACTCTATGCGAAGCGGTCAACCAGGTGTAAATGGAAAACAATATTCTGAATTACAAATTCCATTACCTCCATCAATAAAAGAACAAAAAGTCATTGCCAACGCTCTTTCCGATGCAGATTCCTACATTGAATCACTCGAAAAACTCATCGCTAAAAAACAACTTATTAAAAAAGGTGTGATGCAAGAGTTATTAACAGGCAAGAGGCGATTGGATGGCTGTTATCACAGCTGGTCTAAAAAGACTTTAGGAGAAATTTCTGAAATAATAATGGGTCAATCTCCTCTATCTTCATTTTATAATACTTTTGGTAATGGTTTACCACTAATTCAGGGGAATTCTGACATTATTAATAGAAAACCTATTCAACGTGTTTTTACAACAAACGTGACTAAAAAAGGGGAACCAGGAGATATACTAATTAGTGTTCGAGCGCCTGTTGGAACAGTAGCTAAAGCTTCGTTTGATTGTTGTCTTGGACGAGGTATTTGTGCACTAAGAAATGCAGGTGATTTTTTATATTATGCTCTTGAAGCAAAAGAATCTCATTGGTCATCTTTATCAAAAGGATCAACTTTTGATTCAGTAACTTCATTGGAGTTAAAGAATTTTCTAATTCATTATCCTAATGATGAAATTGAACGCAATTTAATATCACAAGTAATTATTAATATAGATGAAGATATAAGAGGAACAGAAAAAGCCCTCACCAAAGCCCGCCAAATTAAACAAGGCATGATGCAACAATTACTGACAGGAAGGATCCGTTTAGTATGA
- a CDS encoding hybrid sensor histidine kinase/response regulator, giving the protein MIENHSLKEYILNQSNKQIRYYTCIIFFILAAFSIISFYSLYIKSSYNIINSLSYGIANSILLGDFFAIQKEFSSLIEIEAFEQIIIRTNPKFSQIGEYDILNIGLNIIENENSERIFSLILSENNLYYYNYVNIITVNKRDIGRIYFVKKIDISLIFSAYLIFFLLLIFCYFYLKYKINLIYKKISNPIFDIEKYVSGKININKGNFEFEEYKSLYNKIFSYKQEIELLKKDQLLITELKAISSTLQMLAHDVRQPFSRLKMSLDILKKSKSYDEMIKLIQTISINTNRDILQVEYFLNDILHTKSDNNLKIEEESLLKILSAVLKLCFEMQNDLNIELEYKFSHNYKVMVDIKKIERVFSNIILNAIQAMKLKTGKIWILTKEYIENNEKYIEICIGNSNSYIEKEDIDKIFNLFFTKGKKKGTGLGLAISLQIIKNHGGKITCNSCKQKGVEFIFTLPSKSKLFEDNKDLYIFPRHSKYFEFQYNIQSNTLYNYYNSESLKIEKQIFDEISLINKKVYNILVLDDDVDYANGILSLLDEFKLIKPFFKIHISKNFEKAANIFSHFNPDYLICDIDLNCPEHNGFDFVKYVREFNKNVKICIHTNRFIKDDFQLSTEINSDYFIVKPMNNYQFIKFISSLFLTSTENIFENPEESLIVKNDNERTVIIIDDDDFYLMLWQKTMIDIKVNLYNHPDFFYDFILQNKDYIHNIECVIFDYYIEDKVNIIETKIIENLKNLGLNCPFILCSNSKIKESETTFFDGILDKNPCEFSKIKSLFKDKFN; this is encoded by the coding sequence ATGATAGAAAATCATTCATTAAAAGAATATATTTTAAATCAATCTAATAAACAAATTAGATATTACACATGTATTATATTTTTTATTCTTGCAGCATTTTCTATTATCTCATTTTATAGTTTATATATTAAAAGCTCTTATAATATAATTAATTCATTATCTTATGGGATTGCTAATTCAATTTTATTAGGTGATTTTTTTGCGATTCAAAAAGAATTTTCATCATTGATTGAAATTGAGGCATTTGAGCAGATAATCATAAGAACAAATCCTAAATTCTCCCAAATTGGAGAATATGATATTTTAAATATTGGATTAAATATTATTGAAAATGAAAATTCAGAAAGAATATTTAGTCTTATTTTAAGCGAAAATAATTTATATTATTATAATTATGTGAATATTATTACGGTAAATAAAAGGGATATAGGTAGAATTTATTTTGTTAAAAAAATTGATATTTCCCTTATTTTTAGTGCTTATTTAATATTCTTTTTATTATTAATATTTTGTTATTTTTATTTAAAATACAAAATTAATTTAATATATAAAAAAATTTCAAATCCGATTTTTGATATAGAAAAATATGTTTCTGGAAAAATTAATATAAATAAAGGAAATTTTGAATTTGAAGAATATAAAAGTTTATATAATAAAATTTTTTCATATAAACAAGAAATTGAATTATTAAAAAAAGATCAATTATTAATTACTGAATTAAAAGCAATCAGTTCAACATTGCAAATGCTTGCTCACGATGTAAGGCAACCATTTTCACGTTTAAAAATGTCATTAGATATTTTAAAAAAATCTAAATCATATGATGAAATGATAAAGTTAATTCAAACAATTTCAATTAATACAAATAGAGATATTTTGCAAGTAGAATATTTTTTAAATGATATTTTGCATACTAAAAGTGATAATAATTTGAAAATTGAAGAAGAGAGTTTACTTAAGATATTGAGTGCTGTTTTGAAATTATGTTTTGAAATGCAAAATGACTTAAACATTGAATTAGAATATAAATTTTCTCATAATTATAAAGTAATGGTTGATATAAAAAAAATTGAAAGAGTTTTTTCAAATATTATATTAAATGCTATTCAAGCTATGAAGCTAAAAACCGGTAAAATATGGATATTAACTAAAGAATATATTGAGAATAATGAAAAATATATTGAAATTTGTATAGGAAATAGTAACTCTTATATTGAAAAAGAAGATATTGATAAAATATTTAATCTTTTTTTTACTAAAGGTAAGAAAAAAGGAACTGGTTTAGGGCTTGCTATTTCATTGCAAATTATTAAAAATCATGGAGGAAAAATAACTTGTAATTCATGCAAGCAAAAGGGTGTTGAATTTATATTTACTTTACCATCTAAAAGTAAATTATTTGAAGATAATAAAGATTTATATATATTTCCTAGACATAGTAAATACTTTGAGTTTCAATATAATATTCAATCGAATACTTTATACAATTACTATAATTCTGAATCATTAAAAATAGAAAAACAGATTTTTGATGAAATTAGTTTAATAAATAAAAAGGTTTATAATATTTTAGTGCTCGATGATGATGTTGATTATGCTAATGGAATATTATCTCTTTTGGATGAATTTAAGTTAATAAAACCATTTTTTAAAATCCATATTTCAAAAAATTTTGAAAAAGCTGCAAATATTTTTAGTCATTTTAATCCAGATTATTTGATTTGTGATATTGATTTAAATTGTCCCGAACATAATGGTTTTGATTTTGTAAAATATGTTAGAGAATTTAATAAAAATGTTAAAATCTGTATTCATACAAATCGTTTTATTAAAGATGATTTTCAACTTTCAACAGAGATTAATTCGGATTATTTTATTGTTAAACCAATGAATAATTATCAATTTATTAAATTTATAAGTTCTTTATTTTTGACTTCTACTGAAAATATTTTTGAAAATCCTGAAGAATCCTTAATTGTTAAAAATGATAATGAAAGAACTGTAATTATTATTGATGATGATGACTTTTATTTAATGCTTTGGCAAAAAACAATGATAGATATTAAAGTTAATTTATATAATCATCCAGATTTTTTTTATGATTTTATATTACAAAATAAAGATTATATTCATAATATTGAATGCGTAATATTTGATTATTATATTGAGGATAAAGTAAATATTATTGAAACGAAAATAATAGAAAATTTGAAGAATTTAGGTTTAAATTGTCCATTTATTTTATGCTCAAATTCAAAAATTAAGGAATCTGAAACCACATTTTTTGATGGGATTTTGGATAAAAATCCATGTGAATTTTCAAAAATTAAAAGTCTTTTTAAAGATAAATTTAATTAA